One Rossellomorea aquimaris DNA window includes the following coding sequences:
- a CDS encoding GNAT family N-acetyltransferase, whose product MKEERKYLVKQIVDYDIKGKVKAEIQELLCECFGDDYPDDRIYFKQIPHFRYLVYNEDQRLVGHVGVDYRVMNLKGEPVNVLGIIDLCVSKSSRSLGIGSQLLFELERFCDGRNIDFLLLFADDPSLYEANGFQSVSNQCTWMKINDQNQITRGIGTETITELMVKQLGTKKWSSGRLDMLGYLY is encoded by the coding sequence GTGAAAGAGGAAAGGAAATATCTAGTGAAACAAATAGTAGATTATGATATCAAAGGAAAAGTGAAAGCTGAAATCCAAGAATTATTATGTGAATGTTTTGGTGATGACTATCCTGATGATAGAATTTACTTTAAGCAGATTCCTCATTTCAGGTATCTTGTTTATAACGAAGATCAACGTTTAGTGGGGCATGTTGGGGTGGATTACCGGGTCATGAATTTGAAAGGTGAACCTGTAAATGTATTGGGGATTATCGATTTATGCGTTTCAAAAAGTAGTCGCTCACTGGGAATCGGATCACAGCTGCTCTTCGAATTGGAAAGGTTCTGTGATGGCCGTAACATCGATTTCCTTCTCTTATTTGCTGATGATCCATCCTTATATGAGGCAAATGGCTTCCAATCGGTGTCCAACCAGTGCACCTGGATGAAAATAAATGACCAAAACCAAATCACCCGGGGCATCGGTACCGAAACCATAACCGAACTCATGGTCAAACAATTGGGTACCAAAAAATGGTCAAGCGGCCGGCTGGACATGCTTGGTTACCTCTACTAA
- a CDS encoding methyltransferase, whose translation MKEENYDELLGVRTSELQMGFHRSFHYHRYEPTPYQALDELFRHYRLNGSDRVVDFGCGKGRLNFFIHHLFQSTVVGIEMNEEFYEEAEANRESYLKKANTKRDNLYFYHCLAEEYAIHPKDNRFYFFNPFSVQIFMRILNNILFSVEHSPRDIEIVLYYSSDDYVHYLEDHPLFVLRKEVNLSGDYEKNEYERFLVYGLMY comes from the coding sequence ATGAAGGAAGAGAATTATGATGAATTATTAGGTGTTCGAACGAGTGAGTTGCAGATGGGGTTTCACCGGTCTTTTCATTATCATCGGTATGAGCCGACACCGTATCAAGCACTGGATGAACTATTCCGACATTATAGATTGAATGGCAGCGATCGCGTGGTTGATTTCGGATGTGGAAAAGGGCGATTGAATTTCTTTATCCACCATCTATTTCAATCCACCGTTGTTGGCATTGAAATGAATGAAGAGTTTTATGAAGAAGCCGAGGCGAACCGGGAAAGCTATTTAAAAAAGGCGAATACCAAACGTGATAATCTCTACTTCTATCACTGCCTGGCCGAAGAGTATGCAATTCATCCAAAGGATAACCGATTTTACTTTTTTAATCCGTTTTCCGTTCAGATTTTCATGAGGATCCTCAATAACATCCTCTTTTCAGTGGAACATTCACCACGTGATATCGAGATCGTGTTGTACTATAGCTCGGATGATTATGTGCATTATTTAGAAGATCACCCCCTTTTCGTCTTGAGGAAAGAAGTGAACTTGTCAGGGGATTATGAAAAGAATGAGTATGAGCGATTTTTAGTGTACGGGTTGATGTATTGA